Sequence from the Nocardioides exalbidus genome:
GCATCCAGCTCCGCTCCAAGATCACCCGGCTCGCCGGGGACCTGCTCTACACCAACCTCAAGGCCGACCGGTGGGCAGTGCCCCTGGCCCAGCGCGGCATCGAGCAGATCCTCGCCATGCGCGAGGACGGAGGCGGGTGCGTCGACATCAACGGCGCCGTCATGCAGTACGGCTGGATGCACTGCCCCGCCGCGCCGATGGACCAGCGCCCCCTGCCGGCGACCTTCGCCCGGGACGAGGACGAGGAGCACTACGACACCGTCGAGGAGTTCAAGGCCAACTGGTCCTTCGACCGCAAGGAGTCCGGACTGGGACGCAACCCCTCCTCGAAGTGGATCTGCCCGGCCATGGCCGGCAGGGGCGGTTGCTGGGCGCGAGGCACGGACAACGTCACCGTCGCCCGGGAGGCCGGCCTGCCCATCATCACTCCGCCCGAGGACTGGCAGACGCGCCCCTGCTGCACCAACAAGACCATGGACTTCACTCCGGACCCGAAGAACCCGCACCACCAGCGCAAGCTCATGCAGCGCGAGTACGTCGGCACCCGCCGCTGGCGGCGCGCCTTCAACCTCAGCTCCAGCGTGGAGGGCGCGTTCGGGATCCTGAAGAACCCCAGCAGGCAGCGCATGCGCCGCGGCCAGAACCGGCTGCCCGGGCTCGCCATGGCCAACCTCATCAACGGCCTCAAGGCGTCGGTGTTCAACGAGGAGCAGCTGCGCAGCTGGCACGAGGAGACCGGTCTCGGTCCGGCCGAGCACCCGCTCCTCCAGGCCGACCCGCACGACTGGGGGTTCACCGACCCGACGAAGGAACAGGCCAAGGAGATCGACGCCCGCCACCTGCTGGTGGCTCGGACGGAGAACAGCACGGTCGCCGAAGAGGCCGCCTGAGCCGACACCGCTTCGTCAGTGCACGGCAGTGCGCTTGATCCTTGACAACTCAACAGCGAGACGTGGCTGCGGCGCCCGGCCGCGGTCTCACGCCACGGTGACGTCCGGGAGGGCGTGCGTTCGGACGTCGTCGAGGACGGCGACGATGTCGTCGACCTGGGCGTCGGTGAACAGCGAGTCCGGCCCGTTGGGTGCGTGGTCGGTGAACGGGGACTCGTAGAGCCTGGCGACCTCCACCACGCCGTTCGCGGTCAGCTCCTCGACCACCATCTGCACGAACCGGAGCTGGTTGGTCGAGAACGAGGTGTCGGAGAGGTAGCGGTCGAATGCGGCCGTGGCGGCTTCACGGTCCAGTCCCACGAGGGACCGGACAAAGAGGCCCAGGCCGTGGGCTTCCTCGCGGGCCTTGGCGATGTCGGTCTCGGTACCGGCACCGGACTCCAGCAGCATCGTCTCCAAGGAGGTGAGGTCACCGGCGGTGAGCTGGAGGTTACGGCGCAGGCGCTGCAGCGCGAGGTGGTCCTCGTGGTCAAGCAGGTAGGCCCGGGCTTTGGCGCGGAACCGTTCCCAGTTGGTGCCGGGCAGGACTCCCGGGAGGTCGACGATGCTGGAGTCGCCGAGCTCGTCCTCGAAGTCGGAGTAGACGATGGCGCGCTTGGTCGAGTCGACGAACCGCACCAGGCCTCGGACCCGTCGGCGAGCCAGCTCAAGCATCGGCAGGGTCGCGTCGACCCACCACTCGTCACCGGCCAGCTGGTCCAGCAGTTGCACCTGAGCCTTGACCGACGGGATGGTCGTCTGGCCGAGCAGCGCCGAGCTGATGTCTTGGACCTGCTTGCGCAGCCGTTCGTAGGTGAGTGCGTCGCTCTCCAGTCGGGCGAGTTGCAGACGCAGCAGGATCAGGTCGAAGCGTTTGGCGTTCTCGTCCTCGTCGCGATGCGCGGAGGGCAACCCGGCCAGATGCCGGGCGATGTCACCGGCCTTGTCCGTGTCCAGATGCTTCCACGAGCGCCACTCGGCGTAGGTCTCGACCCACTGCCGAGCGGGGCGCACCAGGAAGTTGTGGACGTTCATGCCCGCCACGAGCTCGTGGAGCGACCAGGCGACGTCGACCCTAAGCCCGCGCTCGGACGTCTCACCTTCACCCACCTCCGGATCCTCGGTCGTCTCACCAGAGGTGTGGTCAAGGGCTGCGACCAGACCCAGGCGGGCCTCGAAGAGGCGCTCGGCCAGCGATTTCTGCACACTGCCACCGGTCTCGGGGAGGTCCTGGCTGAAGTACTCGAGGTTGCCGCAGACGTCGAAGACATAGAAGTTCTTCTTGTCCTCACTGGGGCCGTAGAGATTGGCGCACAGGCGGGTGCCGCGGCCGATCATCTGCCAGAACTTGGACTTGGACCGGACGGCCTTGAAGAAGACGAGGTTGACGACCTCAGGGACGTCGATGCCGGTGTCGAGCATGTCGACAGAGATCGCGATGTGCGGTGCCTTGTCCTTGATCGAGAAGTCGTCGATCAGCGACTGTGCGTAGGTGACGGAGTGGGTGATCACGCGGGCGAAGTCGCCGGCGTAGTGGGGGTAGGCGAGGTTGAAGCGCTGCTCGATGAACTCGGCGTGCTTCTGGTTCTTGGCGAAGATGATGGTCTTGCCCAGGCGGTCGCCGCCGGCGACCTTGTGACCGTCCTTCATCAGGGTTGCCAGGACCTTGTCGACGGTGTCGGCGTTGAACAGGAACCGGTTCAGCTCCTCGGCGCTGATGGCGTCGGGGATCTCGCCGTCCTCGCTCCACTCGTAGGAGTCCCAGTCGTCCTTCTCCTCCTCGGAGAGTTCGTCGTAACGGATCCCCTGCCGCAGGAACTTGGTGGACATGGACACCCCCACCGGGGGGACGAGGTAGCCCTCGGCCACGGCCTCGTCGAGGCTGTATGCGTCGGTGGGAACACCGTCCTCCAGGTTGAACAGGCCGTAGGTGTTGCGGTCGACCTCGTCCTTGGGGGTCGCGGTCAGACCCACCAGCAGCGAGTCGAACCAGGAGAAGATCGCGCCGTACTTCTGGTAGACCGACCGGTGGGCCTCATCGATCACGACGAGGTCGAAGTAGCCGGGTCCGAACAGGCGTCGGCCGCTGTCGATGTCGTTGATGAGGTTGAGCATCGTCGGGTAGGTCGAGACGTACACGCGGCCGTCGTTGTTCTTCTCGGTGACCAGGTTGACGGTCGTGACGTTGGGGAGGTGGGTCTTGAACGCATTCGCTGCCTGGCGGACCAAGGCGGTGCGGTCGGCGAGGAACAGCACACGTTTCACCCAGCCGGCTCGCATGAGTTGGTCAACCAGCGCGATCGTCACGCGCGTCTTTCCCGACCCGGTGGCCATCACGAGCAGGGCGTCGCGCTGCTTGGCGGTGAAGGCGTCGCCGACGGCGCGGATGGCGCGTTGCTGGTAGTGCCGCCCGACGATCTCCTTGGTGATCGTCGCGGTGGCGAGTGGGAGCCGACCGGTGCGGCGTCCCACCATGAGCTCCAGCTCGGCGTCGGTGAAGAAGCCCTCGACCTTGCGGGGTGGGTAGCCGGCGGCGTCGTCCCAGAGCCAGGTCTGGTAGCCGTTCGTGTAGAGAATCACCGGGCGTCGGCCGGTCATCTGCTCGAGGCAGTCGGCGTAGAGCTTGGCCTGCTGCTGGCCGACGGCCGGCTCAACCGTGGTGCGCTTCGCCTCCACCACGGCCAGCGGCAGACCGTCTGCACCCCAGAGCACGTAGTCGACGTAGCCGGTGTTCTTCTCGTTGGGCATGCCGGTGACCTCGAACTCACGGTCCCGGACCTCTGTGAGTAGCCACCCCGCCTCGCGGAGCAGCTGGTCGATGATCAGCTCGCGGGTCTTGGCCTCGGAGTAGTCCCGGGTGTCCGGCAACGTGTTGGCAGCCTGTGCCGCCTTGATCTGCGCCCGGAGCTTCTCGATCTCGGCGTCCTTGGCCGCGGCCAGGTCGTCGCGCTCAGCTAGCGCCTTCGTGTGCGCCTCGTCTTGGGCTTGGAACTTCTCCGCGAGCTTGACGACGTCGTCGCGACTCAGCGGGGCGTTCTTTCCGGCCACCGACGGGTCGAACACCGCACCGGTGGGCACAGAGGCCGGATTCGTCGAGTAGCGGAAGGCAGTCCACACCACGACGTGGTGGAGCTCCCGAAGGACGTCGACGGCTGCTTTCGCCGGAATCGGCTGAATGTCGTGGACGGCCTTGTTGCCGAGACTGCGGATCAGGTTGAGCTTCTGCCCGATCCCCACACCGACCCGGTTGCGGAACTCTGCCTGGTTGATCCGCGCGGCCAGATCGTTCTTGTACGGCAACGGCAGGCGGTCCACGTCGTAGATCAGGCCGACAAGCTGCTCGGCAGCCCGACGCGCGTAGATGCACGCGGTGCGCGGGTCCGAGGCCAGGTAGCCCTCTGCCTGCGCGCAGTCCGCGTGCGTCTGCGGCCAGTCCGCCTTGATGAACTCGAAGTTGCTGCTCATACCGTTTCTGTCCCCCTCGCCGTCGACGCGATCTGCGTCTGCCGCCACAAGAACCACGCGAAAACAAATGACCCGAGCCCCACCGTGAACAGGAACGACAGGACGCCAGCTGTCAGGAAGATCGGCGCCAGGATGACGCTCCCCGCCACACGACCGGCACTGGCCTTGGGGACAGGGACCTTCCACAAGAACCAAGCCATCGCCGGAAGGCTCACGATCGTGGGCATCGTCACGAGCAGGTGATCGACCCACGGCAGAGAGGCACTGGGTTCATTGAGGTAGGCGACCGAGAGTGGGAGGGAAACGAACCAGGCGAGAAGCATCGACAGAACGGTCCACCAGCCGATGGTCCGTTGCGACGACGTACCAGCAAACTGGAGCGCTGGGGCGCCCGCGATGGGCGCCGTGGAGACTGCCCCAGGACCGCTGGTCACGCGTGCGTCCCGTTCGGCATTGCGCATAGCCCGTTGGGCTCGCCGCGCCGCTCGCCGCTCATCGGCTAACGCAACCTTGCGAGCTCTTGCCTCAGCCCTCTTCTGTCCGCGCTCGTAGGCCGCCCTGGCCTGTTGTGCTGCCAGGTCGTCGAACCGGTAGCCAGCCATGCACGGGTGTTTCGGCCACGGGATGCCGAGGGCGTCGAAGTAAGCGCAGCCACCTCGCCTGTTGCGGAAGAACCAGACTCTGGCGCCGCAGACCGGACAGTTCGCATTCGGCTCCGACGGGACTCGGCGCCACAACACCGGAGGTGGAAACGCCGGAGTGCTGGGTCGAGGGGCTCTCCGGGCACGTGGGGCCCGACGTACGCGCCGTGACGACCGGTTGCGGGTCACAGCATGAGTCGAGACCCAGTGCAGCTGTCCGTCCCTACCTCGGCGATAGTGGCCACGGCGTTGGTAGGTCGACACCTCAGGCCCCGCCTTCGTAGCCAACCGCGGCTATGTCCGTCGTCGGAGACTCGAACATGCTCGCCCCCAGGTGGCTCACTCGAAGAAGTCCTCGTCCATCTCGACGATCTGGACTGTCCTCTTCACCTGTACACCGACGCCGTAGCGGATCATCAGCCTGGTCAACTTCTCGCCGTCGATGAGCACGATGCGCGTCGGCACCTGGTCGGCGTAGGCCTGTGCCTCACCACTGAACCGACTGGTCGTGATGAAGACCCCTTGGTTGGCCTGATTACCGGCCAAGGCACCGACGAAGGCCTGAATCGCCGGCCGACCGATGGCGTTGCCCTCGGCGTAGCGCTTCGCCTGGACGTAGATCCTGCTCAACCCGAGCGCATCCTGATCGACGATCCCGTCGATGCCGCCGTCGCTGGACAGCTGGGTGCGGGTCGCTGACCCCTCCGCGCCGCCGTAGCCCATGGCGATCAGCAGGTCGAGCACGGCCTGCTCGAAGAAGACCGGCTCCTGCGCGAGAATGCGGGTCAGCAACTGGTCGGCGACATCAGCGTTGATACGAGCAACCCCGGACGCAATCTGCTCCTCGGGGTCGAGCCTGGATGACTCTTCCACCGCAGCGGGCGCGGACACCTGCACGGGCGAGGGAAACGCCTTGAAGGTGTGCGGGGCGTTCTCATCGCCGGACAGCGCGCGCAGGTGCTTCTCGGTGATGCCGTTCGGGTGCTCCGAGAGGAGCTGCCGACCGACATCAGTGATCCGGTAGCGGCCCCGACTCGGCCGCTCGGCCGCACCCGACCGGGCCAGATAGGACAACGCCCAGTTGCCGCGGTTCACCCACTGCTCCTGCCCCGAGGGAATCAGGATCTGCCGCTGCTCGTCCGTCACCCCGAGGAGGTCGGCTGCCCCCTCCACGATCGGGCGTGTGCGATGCACCTCCCCATCAGACAGCACCCGTAGGCATGGCGCCATGTACTGATCCCAGGTCGGCACTGGAGACGTCACAACTCACCCCGAAACGCGCTAGCTTGTAGCGCCTCGAACAATTCTTCAACTTCTCGCGAGCACGGGTCAAATACCGCCCGCAACGCGGCGGCTTTCCGCACTCGCTTCATGAATCGCCGCTGAACCTCAATCGGCGGCAGGATCAGTGAGAGTTTTTCGATCCTAAACAATGCCAACTTTCCAATCGTCACCTGGCCGACGTGGCTGCGGATCTGCGACTGGAGACCAGCGGACCGCAAAGCGGCGGCCAGCCACTCGGCCTCGTAAAGGTCCTTCTGATGTGGGACCAACTTGGCGGCATTCTCCGTGAGGTTCGCACCAACGAGCTCGTCCGGTACTGGTGCTACTAGCCCGATTGAACCGGCAATGGAGATAACAACGTCGCCTGACGCAACCGTGTAGCGACTGATCGTTGCCTGAACGTCGGACGTGAGATACCGGAGATCTGCGGTGGAGATGGCGCCGTTCTTCAGGTCCACGACCCGAACGTACGGATAAGGCGTCGGGGCGGCTGCGTAATCGGCTCCCTTCGGTAGCCTTTTACCCCCCTTCACCGATGCGATGTCCTTCACGGTGACCGTCGGCCACTCAGAGTCGGGCTCGCCGAACATTTCGTGAAAGATCGACTGGGCGAGACCGTCGAGGTAGGCGAGGGCTTCGCGACGCTTTGCGCGGAGGGCATCGGCCCGGTCCAGGATCGCGGCGATACGGCGCTGCTCGTCGAGGGGGGTATCTCGACATCAAGCTCGAGCAAGCTCTCGATCGGGAAGTTGTCCGCTGTAGTCGCTCGGACCCAGGTCAGTACGCGCGGCTGAAGGGACTTGACCAGTCTGGCAAGGAACGCAGGATGGACTTCAGCCGAAGGTGTCAACGCCTTCATGTCTTGGTTCACGGTGACCGGTGCGGTCGTCAGAGCGACGGGGAGCGTGTGCTTCAGCACTCCCGAGCGCACAACAACCAGGACAGATCCGGAAGCGATCAGTTTCGCGGGAGAATTGTCCACCCCGGCTTGCGTCAGCCTGACTGAAGAGTCGGACACAATCGCCCGCTTCATGTCCTTTGGAGTCACCCAGGGGATGGAACCGCCGTAGAACTCAGCCGTTGACCTTCGAGGGGTACCCCCACCTCGCACAGCCACCACGTCGCGCAGTTTTGTCACGAGAGCATCGCCCTCAACTCGCCAAGCTCCTGTTGGATCTGTTCCTCGAGCTTCTCCAAGTCCGCGATGATGTCGAGCGGAGCACGGTGCTCGGTCTCGTCGTGGACGATCTCCCTGTAACGGTTCAGGGATAGGTCGTAGCCCTGCTCCTCGATGTCGGCCTTGGGCACACAGAAACTCTGCTCAGTGCGGGCCCGGTGCTGCTCGTCAGAATCGCGATTCGCCCAGCGCGACAGCACGTCTGGGAGATCGTTTGCCTGGATCGGGCTGCGCTTGTCGTCAAGACTGAAGCCGTCAGCCTGAACGTCGTAGAACCAGACATGGTCGGTGCCGCCAGAGTTAGTCTTGGTGAAGAAGAGGATGGCGGTAGAGACCCCCGCGTACGGCCTGAACACCCCCGAGGGGAGCTTGACCACTGCGTCAAGTTTCTGGTCCTCAACAAGGATCTTGCGGAGGTCCTTGTGTGCCGTGGATGACCCGAAGAGCACGCCGTCCGGGACGATGACCGCCGCCCGACCTCCCGGCTTGAGCAGCCGGAGGAAGAGGGCGAGAAACAGGAGTTCCGTCTTCTTGGTCTTGACGACCCGCTGCAGGTCCTTGGAGGTGGACTCGTAGTCGAGGCTGCCGGCGAAGGGCGGGTTCGCCAGGATCAGCGAGTACGTCCCTTCCTCACCGGACGCGCCCTCGGAGAGGGAGTCGCGGTAGCGGATGTCAGGCTGCTCGACTCCGTGGAGCAGCATGTTCATGCTGCCGATGCGGAGCATGGTGGAGTCGAAGTCGTAGCCGTGGAACATGCTCTGGTGGAAGTGCTGACGCTGGGCGGCGTCGGTCATCACGGACGGGTGGTGCTCGCGGACGTACTGAGCCGCCGAAACCAGGAACCCCGACGTGCCCGAGGCCGGGTCGCAGATCTCGTCGGTGGGTTGTGGCGCGGTCATCGCGACCATGAGGTCGATGACGTGGCGCGGCGTCCGGAACTGACCGTTGGTGCCAGCGGTCGCGATCTTGCTGAGCATGTACTCGTACAGATCACCGCTGGTGTCGCGGTCGTTCATCGGGATCTCGTCGAGCAGATCGACGACCTTGGACAGCAGCGCCGGTGTCGGGATCGTGAAGCGGGCGTCCTTCATGTGGGTGGAGTAGGTCGATCCGTCACCGCCGAGTGCGCGCAGGAACGGGAAGACGCCTTCGCCCACGACCTGGTGCATCACGCCGGGCTCGAGGTCCTTGAACTTCGACCACCGGAGGTCGGCCTGCCCGGGCTGGAAGAGCGGGTTCTCGACGGGCTGTCCCGTGCGGTTGGCCTTCTTCTCGGCCAGCGTCTGGAGGTCATCGAGGCGACGGACGAACAGGAGGTAGGTGATCTGCTCGATCACCTCGAGGGGGTTCGCGATGCCGCCTGACCAGAACGCGTTCCAGATGGTGTCGATCTTGCTCTTTAGCTCCCCGGTGATCACACCCGAACTCTAAGCGGCACCTCCGACGCCCGCAGACAGACCACGAGAGCCGCCCCGACGGGTGTCGAGACGGCTCTCGTTCAAGAGGGCTGGCTCCCGGCGGTGTGACCCACCGGGACCGGTAATTCTGCGAAGAGTCCACGCTTATTCTGCGAAGACCCCTGAGTGGAGCTGCGGGGAATCGAACCCCGGTCCTCGAGCGTCGAACCAGGTCTTCTCCGGGTGCAGTCTGTGCTGTCGCTTTTCTCGGCCCCGGCGCTCGCACAGACACGTCGCCGACAGGCTCAGTCAGGATTGAGTCCCGGTCACCCCTCCTGACAGAGAGTGACCAGCAAGTCTCCTAGATGAGGCCTGGGTCCGGGACGGAGACGGATGCCCGGTCAGACCCTTCGATCACTGCTCAGGCAGCGAGAGCGAAGTCGTTGCGCTTGGAGTTGGCAACTATAGGTTTCCAGCGATCGTTAACGAGATGACGCTGGCTTCTCGACCCGCTTCTCCTGGAACTAACGTCCCAAGTCGAAACCGATCAGCCCCTCTTGAGTTGTGTGTCGATCATACGTGCCAACGCCGACAGCCGTCGCGCGCATTCCCGCTCAGTGCAGGGTGAGGCGCTCGTCGGTCACGATGTCGGCCATCTGGTCGACCGTGATCCCGAGGTCCAGGTCGCGGGGATCGCCCGTGATCCCGACACCGGAGTAGTGGGCCAGCACGGCCTCGTCGTCGCGGACGTCGGCGACGTACACGACTCCCGGGTCCTCCTCGGGCTCCAGCTCCTGCCACGCGAGGACGAGGTCACTGCCACCGTGGCTGAAGGTGACGCACGCGTCGAAGAAGGACGTGTCGCTGCACACGAACGGGTTCTCGGTGCTGGGCGTCACCGCGACGGCGAGGAAGTCGTCGCCGAAGCGCAGGGCGGCGCCGGGCGACTCGACCTCGAGCTCGCGGGTCATCACGTCCCACGACTCGACCGAGGTGGGCCGACGGTCGACGTGCTCGCCGACCACCTCCGCCATTCCTTCAGGGGTGAGCTCGGCGGGATCCCGGTCGGACGCGCCATCCGGGCTCCCGCAGGCCGCGAGCCCCGCGGCTGCGACGGCGAGCGCGAGGCCGACTGGTGGCCTCACTGCTCGTCGTCCGGGGGCGCCGCTCCATCCGGGGTCGGCTCGGCTGCCGCGACCGGGGCGTGGAGCCGTACGCGCGTGATGCGGTGGCCGTCGACCTCGGCGACCTCCAGGACGCGGTCGCCGACCGTCACCCGGTCGCCGGTGTCGGCCATCCGGGCGAGGCGGTGGAGCACGAAGCCGGCCACCGTCTCGTAGGGGCCGTCCTCGAGCTCGACACCCGTGCGGTCCGCGAAGTCCTCGATGGTGAGCCCGGCGTCGACCGTCTCGGGATCGGCGGACGCGGCCAGCTCGGCGTCGCGGTCGTACTCGTCCTGGATCTCCCCGACGAGCTCCTCCATCAGGTCCTCGAGGGTGACGATGCCGTCGGTGCCGCCGTACTCGTCGACGACGAGCGCGATGTGCGCTCCGAGGTTGCGCAGCTGGTCGATCGAGGGCAGCACCCGGTTGGTGCGCGGCAGCACCGGGAGGTCGCGCACGATCGCGGACACCGGCGTCGCCGCGTCGTCGCTGCGACCGAGGACGTCGCGCAGGTGGAGGTAGCCCAGGATCTCGTCGAACGACTCACCGGTCACCGGGTAGCGCGTGTAGGGCTCGCCGACGATGACCGAGACCGCGTCGGCGAGCGACATGTCGCCGCGCAGGAAGACCACGTCGCCGCGGGGCTTCATCACCTCGCTGATCGAGCGGTCGCCGGCGTCGAAGACGTCGTCGACGATCTTGCGCTCGCCCTCGGGGATGTCCTCGTGGCCGGAGATCATGATCCGGAGCTCCTCCTCGTCGACCTCGTCGCCGGCGGCGTCGGGGTTGCCGCCGAGGAGGCGGAGCAGGAGGTTGGTTGACAGCGACAGCAGCCAGATCACCGGCGTCATCACGACGGCGAACTTGCCGAGGGGCGGTGCGAAGAGCTTCGCGACGCCGGCCGAGCGCTGGAGCGCGAGCCTCTTGGGCACGAGCTCGCCGAGCACGAGCGAGAGGTACGACACGACGAGGGTCGTCACGATCAGGGAGACCGTCTCGGGCGCCGGTGACCCGATCCCCTCGAAGAACGGGACGAAGGACGGCGCGAGGGTGGACGCACCGAACGACGCCGACAGGAAGCCCGCGACGGTGACGCCGATCTGCACCGCGGACAGGAACCGCCCGGGGTCGCGCGCGAGCGCCGCGACCGCGTGACCACGACCGCCCTCGCGCTCGAGCCGGTCGACCTGCGCGGAGCGCAGGGACACCAGCGCCATCTCGGTCGCGGCGAACACCCCGCCCACGAGCACGAAGGCGAGCACCAGCAGGACGTCGACCCACAACCCCGATTCCACGCGCCGACCCTATCGAGAGGGGTCAGAGCCCCTGCCAGTCCGGCTTCCCGGCGTAGACCTCGCGGTAGTAGTCGACACGTCCCAGCCTCGACGCCGCACCCGGGTCGAGCAGCACGGTGACGTGGGGGTGCAGCTGGAGCACGGACGCGGGGCAGGACGCGGACACGGGACCCTCGACCGCGTCCGCGACAGCCTGCGCCTTGCCCTCGCCCGAGACCACGAGGAGCAGGTGGCGGGCCCGGCCGATGGTGCCGAGGCCCTGCGTCAGGACGTGGCGTGGCACCTCGTCGATCGAGTCGAAGAAGCGCGCGTTGTCCTGGCGCGTGCGGTCGGTCAGTGTCTTGAGCCGGGTCAGCGAGACGAGGGACGAGCCGGGCTCGTTGAAGGCCAGGTGGCCGTCGCTGCCGATGCCGAGCACCTGCACGTCGACTCCCCCGGCGTCCACGAGCGCGGCCTCGTAGCGCGCACCCGCCTCCGGCAGGCCGGCGGGGTCGACGTCGGGGCTGGCGACGCGGTCGCGGTCGATGCCGAGCCCGTCGGTCACCTCCGCGAAGATGGTCTCGCGGTAGGTCTGCGGGTGCCCGAGCGGCAGGCCGACGTACTCGTCGAGGGTGAAGCACCTGACCTGGTCGTACGACGGCCCGGTGCCGGCCTCGTGCCGCCGGACCAACTCCTGGTAGGTCGGCAGCGGGCTCGACCCGGTCGCCAGCCCCAGCACGGCTGTCGGCTTGCTGTGCACCAGCGCCTCGAACGTGTCGGCGGCGAGCGCGCCCACGGCCTCGGCGCTGTCGAGTGGTACGACCTCCATCAGTCCCTCCCCAGGATCGCGGCGCCGACGGTCGCCAGCGGGTAGTGCTGCGGCACCATGCTCAGCCGGTCGGCCAGCCCGAGCGAGTCGAGGAAGGGCGAGCCCTCCCCCAGCGAGCGCAGCTGGCGGACGACCTCCACCCTGAGCGGCTCGCCGACCTCGCTGACACCGCCGCCCAGCACGATGCGCTCGGGATCGATCGTCAGGCCGAGGGCGCGGATCGCGCAGGCCACGCCCCAGCAGAACCGGTCACGCACGGCGATCGCCTTCACGTCGCCGTCGGCCGCGGCCGCGAAGAGGTCGGCGGCCGGCGGTCCGTCCGGGGTGGGCCACGCACGCGCGAGCGCGCGACCCGACGCGATGGTCTCCAGGCAGCCGACCTGGCCACAGCCGCACTCGGCGCCGGCGGGGTCGATGGGCAGGTGGCCGATCTCGCCGGCCGCGCCGTGCTCGCCGCGGCGCAGGCGGCCGTCGATCACCAGCCCGGCGGCCAGTCCGGTGCCGACGCTGAGGTAGAC
This genomic interval carries:
- a CDS encoding DEAD/DEAH box helicase family protein — its product is MGRSPARDDAHDREPSGDGLVLVEGPCPQGQCRSCGGERHPGADLPDSWRPVVPVHGGARVICFRVVLVAADADRVDGEGDRNGMSSNFEFIKADWPQTHADCAQAEGYLASDPRTACIYARRAAEQLVGLIYDVDRLPLPYKNDLAARINQAEFRNRVGVGIGQKLNLIRSLGNKAVHDIQPIPAKAAVDVLRELHHVVVWTAFRYSTNPASVPTGAVFDPSVAGKNAPLSRDDVVKLAEKFQAQDEAHTKALAERDDLAAAKDAEIEKLRAQIKAAQAANTLPDTRDYSEAKTRELIIDQLLREAGWLLTEVRDREFEVTGMPNEKNTGYVDYVLWGADGLPLAVVEAKRTTVEPAVGQQQAKLYADCLEQMTGRRPVILYTNGYQTWLWDDAAGYPPRKVEGFFTDAELELMVGRRTGRLPLATATITKEIVGRHYQQRAIRAVGDAFTAKQRDALLVMATGSGKTRVTIALVDQLMRAGWVKRVLFLADRTALVRQAANAFKTHLPNVTTVNLVTEKNNDGRVYVSTYPTMLNLINDIDSGRRLFGPGYFDLVVIDEAHRSVYQKYGAIFSWFDSLLVGLTATPKDEVDRNTYGLFNLEDGVPTDAYSLDEAVAEGYLVPPVGVSMSTKFLRQGIRYDELSEEEKDDWDSYEWSEDGEIPDAISAEELNRFLFNADTVDKVLATLMKDGHKVAGGDRLGKTIIFAKNQKHAEFIEQRFNLAYPHYAGDFARVITHSVTYAQSLIDDFSIKDKAPHIAISVDMLDTGIDVPEVVNLVFFKAVRSKSKFWQMIGRGTRLCANLYGPSEDKKNFYVFDVCGNLEYFSQDLPETGGSVQKSLAERLFEARLGLVAALDHTSGETTEDPEVGEGETSERGLRVDVAWSLHELVAGMNVHNFLVRPARQWVETYAEWRSWKHLDTDKAGDIARHLAGLPSAHRDEDENAKRFDLILLRLQLARLESDALTYERLRKQVQDISSALLGQTTIPSVKAQVQLLDQLAGDEWWVDATLPMLELARRRVRGLVRFVDSTKRAIVYSDFEDELGDSSIVDLPGVLPGTNWERFRAKARAYLLDHEDHLALQRLRRNLQLTAGDLTSLETMLLESGAGTETDIAKAREEAHGLGLFVRSLVGLDREAATAAFDRYLSDTSFSTNQLRFVQMVVEELTANGVVEVARLYESPFTDHAPNGPDSLFTDAQVDDIVAVLDDVRTHALPDVTVA
- a CDS encoding restriction endonuclease, which produces MAPCLRVLSDGEVHRTRPIVEGAADLLGVTDEQRQILIPSGQEQWVNRGNWALSYLARSGAAERPSRGRYRITDVGRQLLSEHPNGITEKHLRALSGDENAPHTFKAFPSPVQVSAPAAVEESSRLDPEEQIASGVARINADVADQLLTRILAQEPVFFEQAVLDLLIAMGYGGAEGSATRTQLSSDGGIDGIVDQDALGLSRIYVQAKRYAEGNAIGRPAIQAFVGALAGNQANQGVFITTSRFSGEAQAYADQVPTRIVLIDGEKLTRLMIRYGVGVQVKRTVQIVEMDEDFFE
- a CDS encoding restriction endonuclease subunit S, producing MFGEPDSEWPTVTVKDIASVKGGKRLPKGADYAAAPTPYPYVRVVDLKNGAISTADLRYLTSDVQATISRYTVASGDVVISIAGSIGLVAPVPDELVGANLTENAAKLVPHQKDLYEAEWLAAALRSAGLQSQIRSHVGQVTIGKLALFRIEKLSLILPPIEVQRRFMKRVRKAAALRAVFDPCSREVEELFEALQASAFRGEL
- a CDS encoding restriction endonuclease subunit S, with translation MTKLRDVVAVRGGGTPRRSTAEFYGGSIPWVTPKDMKRAIVSDSSVRLTQAGVDNSPAKLIASGSVLVVVRSGVLKHTLPVALTTAPVTVNQDMKALTPSAEVHPAFLARLVKSLQPRVLTWVRATTADNFPIESLLELDVEIPPSTSSAVSPRSWTGPMPSAQSVAKPSPTSTVSPSRSFTKCSASPTLSGRRSP
- a CDS encoding type I restriction-modification system subunit M, coding for MITGELKSKIDTIWNAFWSGGIANPLEVIEQITYLLFVRRLDDLQTLAEKKANRTGQPVENPLFQPGQADLRWSKFKDLEPGVMHQVVGEGVFPFLRALGGDGSTYSTHMKDARFTIPTPALLSKVVDLLDEIPMNDRDTSGDLYEYMLSKIATAGTNGQFRTPRHVIDLMVAMTAPQPTDEICDPASGTSGFLVSAAQYVREHHPSVMTDAAQRQHFHQSMFHGYDFDSTMLRIGSMNMLLHGVEQPDIRYRDSLSEGASGEEGTYSLILANPPFAGSLDYESTSKDLQRVVKTKKTELLFLALFLRLLKPGGRAAVIVPDGVLFGSSTAHKDLRKILVEDQKLDAVVKLPSGVFRPYAGVSTAILFFTKTNSGGTDHVWFYDVQADGFSLDDKRSPIQANDLPDVLSRWANRDSDEQHRARTEQSFCVPKADIEEQGYDLSLNRYREIVHDETEHRAPLDIIADLEKLEEQIQQELGELRAMLS
- a CDS encoding hemolysin family protein, producing the protein MESGLWVDVLLVLAFVLVGGVFAATEMALVSLRSAQVDRLEREGGRGHAVAALARDPGRFLSAVQIGVTVAGFLSASFGASTLAPSFVPFFEGIGSPAPETVSLIVTTLVVSYLSLVLGELVPKRLALQRSAGVAKLFAPPLGKFAVVMTPVIWLLSLSTNLLLRLLGGNPDAAGDEVDEEELRIMISGHEDIPEGERKIVDDVFDAGDRSISEVMKPRGDVVFLRGDMSLADAVSVIVGEPYTRYPVTGESFDEILGYLHLRDVLGRSDDAATPVSAIVRDLPVLPRTNRVLPSIDQLRNLGAHIALVVDEYGGTDGIVTLEDLMEELVGEIQDEYDRDAELAASADPETVDAGLTIEDFADRTGVELEDGPYETVAGFVLHRLARMADTGDRVTVGDRVLEVAEVDGHRITRVRLHAPVAAAEPTPDGAAPPDDEQ